A window of the Deltaproteobacteria bacterium CG2_30_66_27 genome harbors these coding sequences:
- a CDS encoding type VI secretion protein, with amino-acid sequence MTTEKGKSRQAEAQVVEGASLLDEIVQATKISPQDEAYSIARRGVEAFLHQLLEPGKEVAKISGAVLDQMVAEVDKKLSLQVDAILHAAEFKNLESAWRSMKYLVDKTDFRENVKIELLNVSKENLLEDFEDSPEVVKSGLYKIAYTAEFGQFGGQPYGSMVANYDFGPGPQDVKLLQYVASVAAMSHAPFIASAGPGFFGLTDFSNLPNLKDLKSIFESPQYTKWRSFRESEDARYVALTMPRFLLRLPYGPETVPVKKFNYQEDVSQGHDLYTWGNAAFAFASRLTDSFAKYRWCANIIGPAGGGAVEDLPLHQFQSMGATQTKIPTEVLVSERREFELAEEGFIALTMRKGSDNAAFFSANSVQKPKFFGISKAGKEAELNYKLGMQLPYMFVINRLAHYLKVLQRENIGTWKERSELQTELNTWIGQYVSEMENPSASARSRRPLRMAEVTVEDVAGEPGWYRVGLKVRPHFKFMGAFFTLSLVGKLDKQ; translated from the coding sequence ATGACAACCGAAAAGGGAAAGAGCAGGCAGGCGGAGGCGCAGGTCGTCGAGGGGGCGTCGCTCCTCGACGAGATCGTCCAGGCGACGAAGATCAGCCCGCAGGACGAGGCGTACTCGATCGCCCGGCGGGGCGTGGAGGCGTTCCTGCACCAGCTTCTCGAGCCGGGGAAGGAAGTCGCTAAGATCTCGGGCGCCGTCCTCGACCAGATGGTCGCCGAGGTCGACAAGAAGCTCTCCCTGCAGGTCGACGCGATCCTGCACGCGGCGGAGTTCAAGAATCTCGAGTCGGCGTGGCGCTCCATGAAATACCTCGTCGACAAGACCGATTTCCGCGAGAACGTCAAGATCGAGCTCCTCAACGTGAGCAAGGAGAACCTCCTCGAGGACTTCGAGGACTCGCCCGAGGTCGTGAAATCCGGCCTCTACAAGATCGCCTACACCGCCGAGTTCGGGCAGTTCGGCGGCCAGCCGTACGGGTCGATGGTCGCGAACTACGATTTCGGGCCGGGCCCCCAGGACGTCAAGCTCCTCCAGTACGTGGCGAGCGTGGCGGCGATGTCCCACGCGCCGTTCATCGCATCCGCCGGCCCCGGCTTCTTCGGGCTGACCGACTTCTCGAACCTTCCGAACCTGAAGGACCTGAAGTCGATTTTCGAGTCCCCGCAATACACCAAGTGGCGGTCGTTCCGCGAGAGCGAGGACGCACGCTACGTGGCGCTCACCATGCCGCGGTTCCTTTTACGGCTCCCGTACGGGCCCGAGACGGTGCCCGTAAAGAAGTTCAACTACCAGGAGGACGTCTCCCAGGGGCACGACCTGTACACGTGGGGGAACGCCGCCTTCGCGTTTGCCTCCCGCCTCACCGACAGTTTCGCGAAGTACCGGTGGTGCGCAAACATCATCGGACCCGCCGGCGGCGGGGCGGTCGAGGATCTTCCCCTCCACCAGTTCCAGTCGATGGGCGCGACCCAGACGAAGATCCCGACCGAGGTCCTCGTCTCCGAGCGGCGGGAGTTCGAGCTTGCGGAGGAGGGGTTCATCGCCCTCACGATGCGCAAGGGGAGCGACAACGCCGCCTTCTTCTCGGCGAATTCGGTCCAGAAGCCGAAGTTCTTCGGGATCAGCAAGGCCGGGAAGGAAGCGGAGCTCAACTACAAGCTCGGCATGCAGCTGCCGTACATGTTCGTCATCAACCGCCTGGCGCACTACCTCAAGGTGCTCCAGAGGGAGAACATCGGGACGTGGAAGGAGCGCTCGGAACTGCAGACGGAGCTCAACACCTGGATCGGTCAGTACGTGTCCGAGATGGAGAACCCCTCGGCATCCGCCCGGAGCCGCCGCCCGCTGCGGATGGCCGAGGTCACGGTGGAGGACGTCGCCGGGGAGCCGGGCTGGTACCGGGTCGGACTCAAGGTCCGGCCGCACTTCAAATTCATGGGGGCGTTCTTCACCCTCTCGCTCGTAGGGAAACTGGACAAGCAGTAA
- a CDS encoding type VI secretion protein has translation MREERLLERVRNGERDLSRRGVEDPQRISDSVLEHLRRILNTRQGCVPIADDYGVPEFTEYLHLGAEVYRELEKVLRTTIQKYEPRLKGVRVSFIPEEEDRLALQLQFHVVAKLASDPRLQVQFETSIDGNGQIRMKD, from the coding sequence ATGCGGGAGGAACGGCTTCTCGAACGGGTCCGGAACGGTGAAAGGGACCTCTCGCGGCGCGGTGTTGAGGATCCGCAGAGGATCAGCGATTCGGTCCTCGAGCATCTTCGGCGGATCCTCAACACGCGCCAGGGGTGCGTCCCGATCGCCGACGATTACGGCGTTCCGGAGTTCACGGAGTACCTCCACCTCGGGGCGGAGGTGTACCGGGAGCTCGAGAAGGTCCTCCGGACGACCATCCAGAAGTACGAGCCCCGCCTGAAGGGGGTCCGGGTTTCCTTCATCCCGGAGGAGGAGGATCGCCTCGCCCTCCAGCTGCAGTTCCATGTCGTCGCGAAACTGGCGAGCGATCCGCGGCTCCAGGTCCAGTTCGAGACGTCGATCGACGGCAACGGGCAGATCCGCATGAAGGATTGA